The genomic interval ACACCGACATCCCCCGGCTGCGGGCCGGCGGCGTCGGCGCGCAGTTCTGGTCGGTGTACGTCCGCGCCGACGCCCCCGACCCGGTGCCGGCCACGCTCGAACAGATCGACTGCGTACGGCAGTTGCTGGAGCGGTACCCGAAGGACCTGGCGCCCGCGCTGACCGCCGCCGACATGGAGGCCGCGCGCCGCGAGGGCCGTATCGCCTCCCTCATGGGGGCGGAGGGCGGCCACTCCATCGCCTGCTCCCTCGGCACGCTGCGCGGGTTGTACGGCCTCGGGGTGCGCTACCTGACCCTCACCCACAACTTCAACGTGGCGTGGGCGGACTCGGCGACCGACGAGCCCGGCGTGGGCGGACTGTCGGCGTTCGGCCGTGAGGTGGTGCGGGAGATGAACCGGCTCGGCATGCTGGTCGACCTCTCCCACGTCGCCGCCACCACCATGCGGGACGCGCTGGACACCAGCACGGCGCCGGTGATCTTCTCCCACTCCTCGGCCCGCGCGGTCTGCGACCACCCGCGGAACATCCCCGACGACGTGCTGGAGCGGCTGCCCGCCAACGGCGGCGTCGCGATGGTGACGTTCGTGCCGAAGTTCGTGCTCCAGGCCGCCGTCGACTGGACGGCGGCCGCCGACGAGAACATGCGCGCGCACGGCTTCCACCACCTCGACACCACCGCCGAGGCGATGAAGGTGCACCGCGCCTTCGAGGAGACCCACCCGCGCCCCGTCGCCACGGTGGCCACGGTCGCCGACCACCTCGACCACATGCGCGAGGTCGCCGGCATCGACCACCTCGGCATCGGCGGCGACTACGACGGCACGGCCTTCACCCCCGACGGCCTGGACGACGTCTCCGGCTACCCCCGGCTGATCGCGGAGCTGCTGGACCGCGGCTGGTCCCGCGCCGACCTGGCCAAGCTGACCTGGCAGAACGCGGTCCGCGTGCTGGGCGCCGCTGAGGACGTGGCCCGCGGCCTGCGCACGACGCGCGCGCCGTCCAACGCCACCATCGAGGCGCTGGACGGCTGACCGGCCCACGCGGCGCGGGACCCCCGGGTTTACCCCGAACGCCGCGTTCACCAGGAAGCCGGAGGGGGCTCCGTGCGACCGTGACCGTACCGCCGAGGTCACGACGTACGGAGCCCCGTGATGGCCGATCTCCAGGACGACCTGCACACCGCCGCCGAGGTCGGCCGCACCGACGAGCCGTACCCGCAGGAGGCGGTGGTCGTCGGGCCGGAGGAGTACCGGCCCGTCTCCGACCCGGACGACGCCCCCCTCGACCGCGCCCGGGCCGTCCTCGCCGCCCACCCCGTCTGCGACGGCTACAGCGGACTGCCGTGGACGCTGCGCGGACTGCCCTGGTACGACCTCGACCTGGGGGAGAGCGCCGTCGACGCGGACCTGCCCCGGCTGCGCAAGGGGCAGGTCGGCGCCGTGTTCTGGTCGCTGCACCTGCCCGGGGGCCACGACGGGGACCGGGCGCTCACCGCGACCCTGGAACAGCTCGACCTGGCGCAGGCGGTCGTCGCTGCCCACGACGAGGGACTGCGCCCCGCCCGCACCGCGGGGGAGGTCGTCGACGCCCGCAACCGCGGCCGGATCGCCGTGCTGTTCGGGCCGGCCGGCGCGCCCGCGCTCGGCGACTCCCTGAGCGTCCTGCGCGCGCTGCACGCCCTCGGCGTGCGGGTGCTCACCCTCACCGGCACCTCCTGGGCGGGGCCCGCCGGGCTCACCCGCTTCGGCGAGGAGGTCGTGCGCGAGATGAACCGGCTCGGCGTGGTCGCCGACCTCTCCCACGCCTCCACCCCGACCGTCCGCCGCGCCCTGACCGTGTCCAAGGCGCCGGTGCTGTTCAGCCGGTCCGGCGCCCGCGACCTGCGCCCGCACCCGGCCAACCTGCCCGACGACCTGCTCGTCGCGGTGGGCGAGGCGAAGGGGCTGTGCCTGGTGCCGCTCACCGCCGAGCAGGCCGGGCCGACGGTCCGCGACGTCGCCGACCACCTCGACCACGTCCGCACCCTCGCCGGCCCGGACTGCGTCGGCCTCTCCGGCGCCTACGACACCGGCACCGCCCACCC from Streptomyces sp. DH-12 carries:
- a CDS encoding dipeptidase; this encodes MTSLDDARALLAEFPVVDGHNDLPWALREQVTYDLDARDIAGDQSAHLHTDIPRLRAGGVGAQFWSVYVRADAPDPVPATLEQIDCVRQLLERYPKDLAPALTAADMEAARREGRIASLMGAEGGHSIACSLGTLRGLYGLGVRYLTLTHNFNVAWADSATDEPGVGGLSAFGREVVREMNRLGMLVDLSHVAATTMRDALDTSTAPVIFSHSSARAVCDHPRNIPDDVLERLPANGGVAMVTFVPKFVLQAAVDWTAAADENMRAHGFHHLDTTAEAMKVHRAFEETHPRPVATVATVADHLDHMREVAGIDHLGIGGDYDGTAFTPDGLDDVSGYPRLIAELLDRGWSRADLAKLTWQNAVRVLGAAEDVARGLRTTRAPSNATIEALDG
- a CDS encoding dipeptidase, translating into MADLQDDLHTAAEVGRTDEPYPQEAVVVGPEEYRPVSDPDDAPLDRARAVLAAHPVCDGYSGLPWTLRGLPWYDLDLGESAVDADLPRLRKGQVGAVFWSLHLPGGHDGDRALTATLEQLDLAQAVVAAHDEGLRPARTAGEVVDARNRGRIAVLFGPAGAPALGDSLSVLRALHALGVRVLTLTGTSWAGPAGLTRFGEEVVREMNRLGVVADLSHASTPTVRRALTVSKAPVLFSRSGARDLRPHPANLPDDLLVAVGEAKGLCLVPLTAEQAGPTVRDVADHLDHVRTLAGPDCVGLSGAYDTGTAHPQELRDPSCYPRLVAELLRRGWDESDVALLTWGNVQRVLRAAAFAAHTAQQRRKPSTATITALDG